From a single Aspergillus puulaauensis MK2 DNA, chromosome 2, nearly complete sequence genomic region:
- a CDS encoding uncharacterized protein (COG:F;~EggNog:ENOG410PH1X), which yields MATLDALKHALRQIADTPLPALHQTLSDALYSSAFDLLLQGPGWTSYRDLIIQQLSKLLGPVFDSREHVSVLEIGPGSQSILGHLSDPMRRKITKYAAYEPNELFS from the coding sequence ATGGCCACTTTAGACGCTCTCAAGCACGCCCTTAGGCAGATCGCCGATACACCACTGCCAGCGCTTCATCAGACATTGTCCGACGCCCTGTACAGCTCTGCCTTCGATCTCCTATTACAGGGCCCTGGATGGACCTCGTATCGAGACTTAATCATCCAGCAGCTATCTAAGCTACTAGGGCCCGTCTTCGACTCGCGGGAGCACGTCTCTGTACTGGAAATTGGACCCGGCTCACAAAGTATTCTAGGGCATCTCTCAGACCCGATGAGAAGGAAGATCACGAAATATGCTGCGTATGAGCCAAATGAACTTTTTTCATAG
- a CDS encoding DEAD/DEAH box helicase (COG:L;~EggNog:ENOG410PIMX;~InterPro:IPR041677,IPR027417,IPR041679;~PFAM:PF13245,PF13086,PF13087;~go_function: GO:0004386 - helicase activity [Evidence IEA]): protein MANNSNGVPGKRPITLRRRVKDNNGFKNINNLHSKPQPNGQLVENPVGVSGSGHCNAQTRGLNPGNQSPRGILQDANGRATVSRKKNTFHPRKPTDRPIRRAHNESESPTQLKESLEIMLSDIDRSEESRRAVIEHLATEDGLSRVKQTVETKYSVRYSVTTPMFDPDCLLFLRVIAHKDVLKSLIVEKALGTIYNVVYGLNGSRGVSFFQHVVDCLKETLLPAEDDDQQNRHNGLWQLILVTDALLHLLTVNQAAVLRLEFKGMVNDLSALYLYHQQLATEFSSELRQTYGNINKIVDILAMGDNIKIVEPRKRSSASQQSESVVLSRVDFPGDLSDAGRRHDNDHAAIQGVRILPTLSEIYSKRRDFLPTYDACKLPSGHHREGIRRLLDTQFRLLREDTSGLLRDAVRMVIENWNIIVHGSDWTAKRKLVRQKSPTPMRIYYDAQVRHSTGSGVKGIEMEVEFDQLQRIKRLSLEKRRKHWLNSRSLREGGGLVALIDAEVEDDTHVVFLRVSNRDLDRAREVPAGVVRDVVSDVDRAMATLCFPTTPSKEDVSGLVQMTNSRGTERPLILVEFPAVQYNQFEGILCCLQELDRNPSRIPFRKWIQAGVGSLIAGQHLTELPDARSGIPPPLYLKGAMLDLSSIQVRTGDEEGDIMPLILSPRDDPRSMQRRLCQSSTLDSGQAEAMVSALTHELALIQGPPGTGKSYVGIQIAKCLLDNKERLGLGPILCVCYTNHALDQFLGELEASGVSRILRIGSHSPSPLMESFSLQAYKKRGSMSKTRGQGRNIRDSKQVLNELSAGITRVLTELGRGRCFIAQAFLASRHPQYEEQIREGQSAGREQLNIWLSGNGPGDLEGNGEERSIDQLLSVGPWTLTHSERSRLDEYFYSSGKEERLRLLEHLVQVHASEKQLHTSIFTERDSQIFEQVDVVGVTTTGLANNSDLLRTLQAKVLICEEAGEVLESHLLTALLPSVEHAIFIGDHLQLRPKISRRHLSMESDSKGPRYNLDESLFERLAGTNLSMASRGSAAAESVTFEFPVAQLNHQRRMHPSIASLIREQLYPKLRDHPNTSFYPEVPGVKRRLFWLDHENIEDPGDPEDPMQSKTNKWEAQMVTALVAHLCRQGKYKRGEIAVLTPYVAQLKLLKGMLENIVDLIINDNDLADLGDYDVEDLAAGKGRAMKGSLSDQLRMATVDNFQGEEASVVIISLVRSNRARQGATLI, encoded by the exons ATGGcaaacaacagcaacggTGTCCCTGGCAAGCGCCCAATTACTCTACGTCGAAGGGTTAAAGACAACAACGGCTTCAAGAATATCAACAATTTACACTCCAAGCCGCAGCCTAATGGACAACTGGTGGAGAATCCCGTTGGTGTATCCGGTTCAGGGCATTGTAACGCCCAGACCCGTGGCCTCAATCCAGGGAACCAGTCCCCACGGGGTATTTTACAAGACGCTAATGGCAGGGCAACTGTGTCCCG CAAGAAGAACACATTCCACCCTAGAAAGCCCACCGACCGACCCATTAGGAGAGCACACAACGAAAGCGAATCCCCGACTCAATTGAAAGAATCTCTCGAAATAATGCTCTCCGATATCGATCGATCGGAAGAGTCGCGACGGGCTGTTATAGAGCATTTGGCGACCGAAGATGGCCTCTCTCGAGTGAAGCAAACTGTTGAAACGAAGTATTCGGTTCGATATAGCGTCACAACTCCGATGTTCGATCCTGACTGTCTTCTGTTCCTCCGTGTGATCGCCCACAAGGACGTTTTGAAGTCTCTGATTGTCGAGAAGGCTCTCGGAACTATCTACAACGTTGTCTATGGTCTCAACGGTAGCCGAGGAGTGTCCTTTTTCCAGCATGTTGTGGACTGCCTCAAAGAAACACTACTGCCGGCGGAAGATGACGACCAACAAAATAGACACAATGGATTATGGCAATTAATATTGGTCACAGATGCATTACTTCATCTTTTGACGGTAAATCAAGCCGCAGTTCTGCGGCTAGAGTTCAAAGGCATGGTCAACGACCTTAGTGCACTTTATTTATATCACCAACAACTTGCCACTGAGTTCTCATCAGAATTGCGACAGACTTACGGAAACATCAACAAAATAGTCGACATTCTCGCAATGGGAGATAACATAAAAATTGTTGAACCAAGGAAACGCAGTTCAGCGTCACAGCAGTCAGAGTCGGTTGTCCTATCGCGGGTGGATTTCCCGGGCGATTTATCGGATGCTGGCCGCCGCCACGACAACGATCATGCGGCCATACAGGGAGTTCGTATACTGCCCACACTCTCCGAAATATACAGCAAGAGAAGAGACTTTCTTCCAACCTACGACGCATGTAAACTGCCCAGTGGTCACCACCGAGAAGGGATTCGTCGGCTTCTCGATACCCAGTTCCGATTGTTGCGTGAGGATACCTCCGGGCTCCTTCGGGACGCTGTTCGAATGGTGATCGAGAATTGGAATATCATCGTGCATGGTTCTGACTGGACAGCGAAGCGTAAGCTCGTACGTCAAAAAAGCCCAACACCAATGCGGATTTACTATGACGCCCAGGTTCGACATTCTACCGGCAGTGGTGTCAAAGGTATCGAGATGGAAGTTGAATTTGACCAGCTCCAACGAATCAAGCGACTAAGTCTAGAGAAGCGACGGAAACATTGGTTGAACTCTCGGAGTCTCAGGGAAGGAGGCGGACTGGTGGCATTAATTGATGCTGAGGTGGAGGACGATACACATGTGGTTTTCCTGCGAGTATCAAATCGAGATCTCGACCGTGCCCGAGAGGTTCCAGCCGGAGTTGTACGCGATGTGGTCAGCGACGTGGACAGAGCCATGGCTACCCTATGTTTTCCAACAACGCCATCCAAAGAGGACGTCTCTGGATTAGTTCAAATGACCAATTCACGTGGCACCGAAAGGCCATTGATACTGGTGGAATTTCCGGCAGTGCAGTACAACCAATTTGAAGGCATCCTGTGTTGTCTTCAGGAACTCGATAGAAACCCTTCCCGCATCCCCTTTCGAAAATGGATACAAGCAGGTGTGGGGAGCCTGATAGCTGGGCAACATTTGACAGAATTACCCGATGCGAGAAGTGGTATCCCACCACCACTTTATTTGAAGGGCGCCATGCTGGATCTTTCGTCAATTCAAGTTCGAAcgggtgacgaggagggcgatATCATGCCCCTTATCTTGTCACCAAGGGACGACCCCCGATCTATGCAACGAAGGCTTTGTCAGTCGTCCACACTTGATTCTGGGCAGGCGGAGGCCATGGTTTCAGCTTTAACACATGAACTTGCGCTGATCCAGGGCCCGCCAGGGACGGGAAAGTCCTATGTTGGAATCCAGATCGCCAAATGCCTTTTGGATAACAAGGAGCGCCTAGGACTGGGTCCTATTTTATGCGT TTGCTATACAAACCACGCGCTTGACCAGTTCCTCGGTGAGTTAGAGGCATCTGGGGTAAGCCGAATCCTCCGCATAGGATCGCACAGCCCGTCTCCACTCATGGAATCATTCTCCCTTCAAGCGTACAAGAAGAGGGGCAGTATGTCTAAAACAAGAGGGCAAGGAAGGAATATCCGTGATAGCAAACAAGTGTTAAACGAGCTGTCGGCGGGTATTACTCGTGTCTTAACAGAGCTTGGACGAGGTCGTTGTTTTATAGCTCAAGCGTTCCTGGCGTCCCGTCACCCTCAATATGAAGAGCAGATACGGGAAGGCCAATCCGCTGGCCGTGAGCAACTAAATATTTGGCTTAGTGGGAACGGACCAGGGGATTTAGAGGGAAATGGGGAAGAACGGTCAATTGATCAACTACTATCGGTCGGTCCGTGGACGCTGACGCACAGCGAACGCTCACGTCTTGACGAATACTTCTACAGTTCGGGAAAGGAGGAACGATTGCGGCTTCTGGAACACCTTGTCCAGGTGCATGCCAGCGAAAAACAACTTcatactagtatatttacGGAAAGGGATTCCCAAATATTTGAGCAAGTCGACGTAGTCGGCGTCACCACGACAGGTCTGGCGAACAATTCTGACCTGCTGCGCACTCTTCAAGCCAAGGTTCTTATTTGCGAGGAGGCTGGAGAGGTCCTGGAGTCCCACCTCTTGACTGCATTGCTTCCATCAGTCGAGCATGCGATATTTATAGGTGACCACCTGCAACTTCGTCCCAAGATTTCCCGCCGGCATCTGTCAATGGAGTCTGATTCAAAGGGCCCTAGATACAATTTGGACGAGTCGCTATTTGAGCGGTTGGCAGGTACCAATCTGTCAATGGCCAGCAGAGgctctgctgcagcagaatCAGTTACGTTCGAATTCCCGGTGGCACAGCTTAATCACCAGCGGCGAATGCATCCTAGCATCGCCTCGCTTATCCGTGAGCAGTTATATCCAAAACTCCGGGATCACCCAAACACTAGCTTCTACCCAGAGGTCCCAGGGGTCAAACGAAGGCTTTTTTGGCTTGACCATGAAAATATCGAAGACCCTGGCGATCCTGAAGATCCAATGCAAAGCAAGACAAATAAATGGGAGGCTCAGATGGTCACAGCTCTTGTTGCCCATCTTTGTCGCCAAGGTAAATACAAGCGTGGCGAAATCGCTGTCTTGACGCCATACGTGGCTCAATTGAAGCTCCTGAAGGGGATGCTGGAAAACATCGTCGACCTTATTATCAACGACAACGATTTGGCCGACCTGGGTGACTATGATGTAGAGGATTTAGCCGCTGGTAAGGGCAGGGCTATGAAAGGCTCGCTGTCGGATCAACTGCGGATGGCCACCGTTGATAACTTCCAG GGCGAGGAAGCCAGTGTTGTGATCATATCTTTGGTTCGCAGCAATCGGGCTCGCCA AGGAGCCACGCTAATATAG